The following coding sequences are from one Saccopteryx bilineata isolate mSacBil1 chromosome 3, mSacBil1_pri_phased_curated, whole genome shotgun sequence window:
- the LOC136328763 gene encoding olfactory receptor 4K2 — MYMANKSTVSEFVLLGLSDSWELQIFFLTMFSLFYVATMVGNSLIVITVIADSHLHSPMYVLLTNLSIIDMSLASFATPKMITDYLTGHKTISFDGCITQIFFLHLFTGTEIILLMAMSFDRYIAICKPLRYASIIRPQVCVALVVASWVVGVMHSVSQVIFALTLPFCGPNEVDSFFCDLPVVFQLSCVDTYILGLFMISTSGIIALSCFILLFNSYVIVLITIKNHSSRGSSKALSTCTAHFIVVFMFFGPCIFIYMWPLSSILVDKILSVFYTIFTPILNPIIYTLRNQEVKLAMRKLKRRLLNSNKTTPLHYF, encoded by the coding sequence ATGTATATGGCCAATAAGTCTACAGTTTCTGAATTTGTTTTATTGGGACTCTCTGATTCTTGGGAACTACAGATATTTTTCCTCACcatgttttcattgttttatgtGGCAACAATGGTGGGTAATAGCCTCATAGTCATCACAGTTATAGCAGACTCTCACCTACACTCTCCTATGTATGTCCTGCTTACCAATCTTTCCATCATTGATATGTCTCTTGCTTCCTTTGCCACCCCTAAGATGATTACAGATTACCTTACTGGGCACAAAACCatctcttttgatggttgcatcacTCAGATATTTTTTCTACACCTTTTTACTGGTACggaaataattttacttatgGCTATGTCCTTTGATAGATATATTGCAATATGTAAGCCTCTCCGCTATGCTTCAATTATAAGACCCCAAGTGTGTGTTGCCCTTGTGGTGGCTTCCTGGGTTGTAGGAGTCATGCATTCAGTGAGCCAGGTCATATTTGCTCTCACTTTACCGTTCTGTGGTCCCAATGAGGTAGACAGCTTTTTCTGTGACCTTCCTGTGGTGTTTCAGTTGTCTTGTGTGGATACTTACATCCTGGGCCTCTTTATGATCTCAACAAGTGGCATAATTGCCTTgtcctgctttattcttttatttaattcttatgtTATTGTTCTTATTACCATTAAGAATCATTCTTCACGAGGGTCATCTAAGGCTCTCTCTACCTGCACAGCTCATTTCATTGTTGTCTTTATGTTCTTTGGGCCCTGTATCTTCATCTATATGTGGCCACTAAGCAGTATTTTAGTAGACAAGATCTTGTCTGTGTTTTATACCATCTTTACACCCATCCTGAATCCAATAATCTATACTTTGAGAAATCAAGAAGTGAAGCTAGCCATGAGAAAATTAAAACGTAGGCTCCTAAACTCCAACAAGACAACTCCTTTgcattatttttag